In a single window of the Amycolatopsis sp. cg5 genome:
- a CDS encoding RNA polymerase sigma-70 factor: protein MTEAFLAHRNLLFTVAYEMLGSAADAEDVLQETWLRWSGVDREIVENERAYLVRITTRLALTRLRTLGRRKETYVGSWLPEPLLTAPDVAEDVELADSVSMAMMLVLETLTPTERAVFVLRDVFDVGYDEIAEAVGKTPAAVRQIAHRARSHVAARRPRGTVSAAESRDALAAFQRAVETGDLQRLLDLLAPDVVLMGDGGGVKQAVLRPVSGADKVARLLASGIGRIAAIGSLQPVQVNGFPALVVRVDDEIDTVLAVRMDDGLVTGLYAVRNPAKLSHMDRETALRR, encoded by the coding sequence ATGACCGAGGCGTTCCTGGCTCACCGGAACCTGCTGTTCACGGTGGCCTACGAGATGCTCGGTTCGGCCGCCGACGCGGAGGACGTGCTCCAGGAGACCTGGCTGCGCTGGTCCGGCGTCGACCGCGAGATCGTCGAGAACGAGCGCGCGTACCTGGTCCGGATCACCACGCGCCTGGCGCTGACCCGGTTGCGCACACTCGGCCGCCGCAAGGAGACCTACGTCGGGTCGTGGCTGCCGGAGCCGCTGCTCACGGCGCCGGACGTGGCCGAGGACGTCGAGCTGGCTGACAGCGTGTCGATGGCGATGATGCTGGTGCTGGAGACGCTCACCCCGACCGAGCGCGCGGTCTTCGTGCTGCGCGACGTGTTCGACGTCGGCTACGACGAAATCGCCGAGGCGGTCGGCAAGACCCCGGCCGCGGTCCGCCAGATCGCCCACCGCGCCCGGTCACACGTCGCCGCCCGCCGCCCGCGCGGCACCGTCTCCGCGGCCGAGTCCCGCGACGCGCTCGCGGCGTTCCAGCGCGCGGTCGAGACGGGCGATCTTCAACGCCTGCTGGACCTTCTCGCGCCGGACGTCGTGCTCATGGGCGACGGCGGGGGAGTGAAGCAGGCGGTCCTGCGGCCCGTTTCGGGAGCCGACAAGGTGGCCCGCCTGCTCGCTTCCGGCATCGGCCGGATCGCCGCCATCGGCTCGCTGCAGCCGGTGCAGGTCAACGGTTTCCCGGCGCTGGTCGTCCGCGTCGACGACGAGATCGACACGGTGCTCGCGGTCCGGATGGACGACGGACTCGTCACGGGCCTTTACGCCGTGCGGAATCCGGCGAAACTGTCGCATATGGACCGCGAGACCGCGCTGCGTCGTTAG